One stretch of Tenrec ecaudatus isolate mTenEca1 chromosome 18, mTenEca1.hap1, whole genome shotgun sequence DNA includes these proteins:
- the POP4 gene encoding ribonuclease P protein subunit p29: MKSVIYNALAQKEAQELDVEPVGSARSEAFVKAFLRRSLPRMSQQALEDQLQRKAVVLEYFTRRKRREKKKKCKGLSARQRRELRLFDIKPEQQKYSLFLPLHDLWKQYIRDLCNGLKPDTQPQMIQAKLLKADLHGAMISVTKSKCPSYVGVTGILLQETKHVFKIISKDDRLRVIPKLNSVFTVEIDGFVSYIYGSKFQLRASERSAKKFKAKGTIDL, translated from the exons ATGAAGA GTGTGATCTACAATGCCCTTGCTCAGAAAGAGGCACAAGAGCTCGATGTTGAG CCCGTGGGATCCGCCCGATCCGAGGCCTTCGTGAAGGCCTTCTTGAGGCGCAGCCTGCCCCGCATGAGCCAGCAAGCCCTGGAGGACCAGCTGCAGCGCAAGGCGGTCGTCCTGGAGTACTTCACGCGGCGGAAGCGcagggagaagaaaaagaaatgcaaagGCCTTTCCGCCCGGCAAAGAAGGGAGCTACGGCTCTTTGACATTAAGCCAGAACAGCAGAA GTACAgtcttttcctccctctccatgacCTCTGGAAGCAATACATCCGGGACCTGTGCAATGGTCTCAAGCCAGACAC GCAGCCACAGATGATCCAGGCCAAGCTGCTGAAGGCAGATCTTCATGGTGCGATGATTTCAG TCACAAAATCCAAGTGTCCCTCTTACGTGGGAGTGACAGGGATCCTGCTACAGGAAACAAAGCACGTCTTCAAGATTATCTCCAAAGACGACCGTCTGCGAG TTATCCCCAAGCTCAACTCTGTGTTCACCGTGGAGATCGATGGCTTCGTGTCCTACATTTACGGGAGCAAGTTCCAGCTTCGGGCAAGTGAGCGGTCTGCGAAGAAATTTAAAGCCAAGGGGACCATTGACCTCTGA